From a single Sinomonas atrocyanea genomic region:
- a CDS encoding GNAT family N-acetyltransferase: MDADNAPNITLRRLGPHDAGRLTAASDLFDAPITEAGAREFLTRPGHHLLLAEDSDGRAVGFVSGVETAHPDKGTEMFLYELAVAEGWRRRGVASHLVNALAEIAREGGCYGMWTAAEQGNEAALATYRSTGARLEPGTTLVVYDLA, encoded by the coding sequence GTGGATGCGGACAACGCGCCGAACATCACACTCCGCCGCCTCGGACCGCACGACGCCGGCCGGCTCACCGCGGCCTCGGACCTCTTCGACGCTCCCATCACCGAAGCTGGCGCCCGCGAGTTCCTCACCCGGCCGGGCCACCACCTGCTGCTCGCCGAGGACTCGGACGGCCGGGCGGTCGGGTTCGTCAGCGGCGTCGAGACCGCCCACCCGGACAAGGGCACCGAGATGTTCCTCTACGAGCTCGCCGTGGCGGAGGGCTGGCGCCGCCGCGGCGTGGCCTCGCACCTGGTCAACGCCCTCGCGGAGATCGCCCGCGAGGGCGGGTGCTACGGCATGTGGACGGCCGCGGAGCAGGGCAATGAGGCGGCCCTGGCCACGTACCGCTCCACGGGGGCACGCCTCGAGCCCGGGACCACCCTCGTCGTCTACGACCTCGCGTGA
- a CDS encoding uracil-DNA glycosylase, whose product MHSVDECRIVSLFSNTGEASPRGYVWAGDDAAATRLLGLQYQLGLRPEWIMPWNAYPWFTPGEANGKLTPEQLHAGLKPLLTFLKTVPRVSAIVAHGTEANRLAQMLLKTDNPLIWRRGLKVYKARALHGRAFAGSKERQTEWLIEMGRAYADAMARAGLQTGRS is encoded by the coding sequence ATGCACTCCGTCGACGAGTGCCGGATCGTGAGCCTGTTCTCCAACACCGGCGAGGCGAGCCCCCGCGGCTACGTCTGGGCCGGCGATGACGCCGCCGCGACCCGCCTGCTCGGCCTGCAGTACCAGCTGGGCCTGCGGCCGGAGTGGATCATGCCGTGGAATGCCTACCCGTGGTTCACCCCGGGCGAGGCCAACGGCAAGCTCACGCCCGAGCAGCTGCACGCCGGGCTCAAGCCGCTGCTGACGTTCCTCAAGACCGTCCCGCGGGTGTCCGCGATCGTGGCCCACGGCACCGAGGCGAACCGCCTCGCGCAGATGCTCCTCAAGACGGACAACCCGCTCATCTGGCGCCGCGGCCTCAAGGTCTACAAGGCCCGCGCCCTCCACGGGCGCGCCTTCGCGGGCTCGAAGGAGCGCCAGACCGAGTGGCTCATCGAGATGGGCCGCGCCTACGCCGACGCGATGGCCCGCGCGGGCCTGCAGACCGGCCGCTCGTAG
- a CDS encoding RNA-binding S4 domain-containing protein, producing the protein MPPSNAPASSPSAVRIDSWLWAVRAFKTRSAATAACRAGHIRLNGNPVKASQTVVPGDTIRVRQPGFERILEVHVLIVKRVGAEAASRCYTDHTPERPPAPFLGLPQRDRGAGRPTKKDRREMERLRGQQAE; encoded by the coding sequence ATGCCTCCTTCCAACGCACCTGCATCGTCCCCCTCAGCGGTGAGGATCGACTCCTGGCTGTGGGCCGTGCGCGCCTTCAAGACGCGCTCTGCCGCCACCGCCGCCTGCCGCGCGGGGCACATCCGGCTCAACGGCAACCCGGTCAAGGCCTCGCAGACCGTGGTCCCGGGCGACACGATCCGGGTCCGGCAGCCGGGATTCGAGCGGATCCTCGAGGTGCACGTGCTGATCGTCAAGCGGGTCGGCGCCGAGGCGGCCTCGAGGTGCTACACGGACCACACGCCCGAGCGGCCGCCCGCGCCGTTCCTCGGCCTGCCGCAGCGCGACCGCGGCGCTGGCCGGCCCACCAAGAAGGACCGGCGCGAGATGGAGCGGCTGCGCGGGCAGCAGGCGGAGTAG
- a CDS encoding aldo/keto reductase: MTSTPRTIAGTDVGPVGFGWMNLSQSYGPLPSREDAAKLLLHALDAGVAHFDTATIYGATANETLLGETLAGRRDEFFLASKGGMSSQDGRRVIDGRPETLRAHVDASLARLRTEKIDLYYLHRWDRTVPIEESVGALGELVREGKIGAVGLSEIGAETLRRAHAEHPVAALQSEYSPWTRNPELGTLQACRELGVAFVAFSPVGRGAFGGVLRDPAALPDWDLRQSMPRFDAEHWPANLALLDRFGDLAREAGCSPAQLAIAWVLSRGEHVIALPGTRSADHLDEDFAAGSLELPAHVLAGVDELVNERTVSGPRYSPAAQADVDTEEFAS; the protein is encoded by the coding sequence ATGACCTCAACTCCACGAACGATCGCAGGAACCGACGTCGGCCCCGTGGGCTTCGGCTGGATGAACCTGAGCCAGTCCTACGGCCCGCTGCCCTCCCGCGAGGACGCCGCCAAGCTCCTCCTGCACGCCCTCGACGCCGGCGTGGCCCACTTCGACACCGCCACCATCTACGGCGCGACCGCCAACGAGACGCTCCTCGGCGAGACCCTCGCGGGCCGCCGCGACGAGTTCTTCCTCGCCTCCAAGGGCGGCATGTCCTCGCAGGACGGGCGCCGCGTGATCGACGGCCGCCCCGAGACGCTGCGCGCCCATGTCGACGCCTCCCTCGCGCGCCTGCGCACCGAGAAGATCGACCTGTACTACCTGCACCGCTGGGACCGCACCGTCCCCATCGAGGAGTCCGTCGGGGCGCTCGGCGAGCTGGTCCGCGAGGGCAAGATCGGCGCCGTCGGCCTCTCCGAAATCGGCGCGGAGACGCTGCGGCGCGCCCACGCCGAGCACCCGGTGGCCGCGCTGCAGAGCGAGTACTCGCCGTGGACCCGCAACCCCGAGCTGGGAACGCTGCAGGCCTGCCGCGAGCTGGGAGTCGCGTTCGTCGCCTTCAGCCCGGTGGGCCGCGGTGCCTTCGGCGGAGTGCTGCGCGACCCCGCCGCGCTGCCGGACTGGGACCTGCGCCAATCGATGCCGCGGTTCGACGCCGAGCACTGGCCCGCGAACCTCGCCCTCCTGGACCGCTTCGGCGATCTCGCGCGCGAGGCCGGGTGCTCGCCCGCGCAGCTCGCCATCGCCTGGGTCCTCTCCCGCGGCGAGCACGTCATCGCCCTGCCCGGCACCCGCAGCGCGGACCATCTCGACGAGGACTTCGCCGCGGGGTCCCTGGAGCTCCCCGCTCACGTGCTCGCCGGCGTGGACGAGCTGGTCAACGAGCGCACCGTGTCCGGACCGCGCTACTCGCCGGCGGCGCAGGCCGATGTCGACACCGAGGAGTTCGCCTCCTGA
- a CDS encoding TIGR00366 family protein, which produces MSSTPKTGAHGATTLAPPRKTLIQRFTDLCVRYVERLMPDPFLFAVILTLLVVAMILLWVPHASAKGILEGWYQGVWGTNNIFTFALQMVLILVSGYTLAEAPAVKRGLIWLASKPRNQIEGALMCFGAAAVANILNWGLGLVVGALLGRRIFARLSTANFGYMIAAGYMGYMLWTNGFSSSIALANTDPTSKLNVIFTATHQLVPLDLTILQPYSWVTVLVVIAALALLIWKMAPHETDDVDRDALLGAGAMDEDSPRTAPAPGARRSFAERLEGLWILNVLLFLAGAAYFVISGFNLNISSMVMLFTILAALLHGTPIRFIRAFTDAAKTCGPLLLQYPLYGGIVGLLAYAPDAHTKPLQAVISASIVAGATTATLPFLNFLGSIIISLFVPSGGGHWGVQGPIAVEAARQLGESSPAYLGKVSMSVAAGEAVANMIQPFWLLPVLAIAKLSVRKVMGYTVAAFLVGFVIFGIAMLVMPHV; this is translated from the coding sequence ATGTCGAGCACCCCGAAGACCGGCGCGCACGGCGCGACCACCCTGGCGCCCCCACGGAAGACCCTGATCCAGCGCTTCACCGACCTCTGCGTCCGCTACGTCGAGCGGCTCATGCCGGACCCGTTCCTGTTCGCGGTCATCCTCACCCTGCTCGTGGTGGCCATGATCCTGCTGTGGGTCCCGCACGCGTCGGCCAAGGGGATCCTCGAGGGCTGGTACCAAGGGGTCTGGGGCACCAACAACATCTTCACGTTCGCGCTGCAGATGGTGCTGATCCTGGTCAGCGGCTACACGCTCGCCGAGGCGCCGGCGGTGAAGAGGGGCCTGATCTGGCTGGCCTCCAAGCCGCGGAACCAGATCGAGGGCGCCCTCATGTGCTTCGGGGCCGCCGCCGTGGCGAACATCCTCAACTGGGGCCTGGGCCTCGTGGTCGGCGCGCTGCTCGGCCGCCGGATCTTCGCCCGGCTCTCCACGGCCAACTTCGGGTACATGATCGCGGCCGGCTACATGGGGTACATGCTGTGGACCAACGGGTTCTCGAGCTCGATCGCCCTCGCCAACACCGACCCGACCAGCAAGCTCAACGTCATCTTCACGGCGACCCACCAGCTCGTGCCGCTCGATCTGACCATCCTCCAGCCCTACAGCTGGGTGACCGTCCTCGTGGTCATCGCGGCGCTCGCGCTCCTGATCTGGAAGATGGCCCCGCACGAGACGGACGACGTGGACCGCGACGCTCTCCTGGGCGCCGGCGCGATGGACGAGGATTCGCCGCGCACCGCCCCCGCGCCGGGCGCGCGCCGCTCCTTCGCCGAGCGGCTCGAGGGGCTGTGGATCCTCAACGTCCTGCTCTTCCTCGCGGGAGCGGCCTACTTCGTCATCAGCGGCTTCAACCTCAACATCTCCTCCATGGTGATGCTCTTCACCATCCTCGCCGCGCTGCTGCACGGGACGCCCATCCGCTTCATCCGGGCCTTCACGGACGCGGCCAAGACGTGCGGCCCGCTCCTGCTGCAGTACCCGCTCTACGGCGGGATCGTGGGCCTGCTCGCCTACGCACCGGACGCCCACACCAAGCCGCTGCAGGCGGTCATCTCCGCCTCCATCGTGGCCGGCGCGACCACCGCGACCCTGCCCTTCCTGAACTTCCTCGGGTCCATCATCATCTCCCTCTTCGTCCCCTCCGGCGGCGGCCACTGGGGCGTCCAGGGGCCCATCGCCGTCGAGGCGGCGCGCCAGCTGGGCGAGAGCTCGCCGGCCTACCTCGGCAAGGTCTCCATGTCCGTCGCGGCCGGTGAGGCGGTGGCCAACATGATCCAGCCGTTCTGGCTGCTGCCGGTGCTCGCGATCGCCAAGCTGAGCGTCCGGAAGGTCATGGGCTACACCGTGGCCGCGTTCCTGGTCGGCTTCGTCATCTTCGGCATCGCGATGCTGGTCATGCCGCATGTCTGA
- a CDS encoding amidase: MSEQQPASSIAEAAETLLAAIREREPALRAFAHLDDEAVRRAAHGLDAAGAEGLALRGLPVGIKDLIDTDDLPTEYGSAIYRGHRPRRDAAVVRLLRAAGALLVGKTVTTEFALFQAGPTRHPLDPGRTPGGSSSGSAAAVAAGLLPVALGTQTAGSITRPASFCGIVGFKPTFGAIDRDGVLPVSGTLDTVGLLARDVAAAAAVFDVLRSDRSAPSEAEPAARPTIGFARPPEWDQAEQSTRDGIDELKRRLPDAGFDVQDVELPASFAGLVGAQNTIMEYEAARSLGPRCEGNWSLVSPRLTELLRRGASIPERDYRRALQLAHECRSELGTVFPHLDALLVPAARGEAPPAEDGTGDPVFCRAWTLLGCPTVSLPLLTGPSGLPVGIQLVGALHDDDRLLAVAARLERWHAGEA, translated from the coding sequence ATGTCTGAGCAGCAGCCGGCCAGCAGCATCGCCGAGGCCGCAGAGACCCTGCTGGCGGCCATCCGGGAGCGGGAGCCGGCCCTGAGGGCGTTCGCGCACCTGGATGATGAGGCGGTGCGCCGGGCTGCCCACGGGCTGGACGCGGCCGGGGCGGAGGGGCTGGCGCTGCGGGGCCTGCCCGTGGGCATCAAGGACCTCATCGACACTGATGACCTGCCCACGGAGTACGGCTCCGCCATCTACCGCGGGCACCGGCCGAGGAGGGACGCAGCCGTGGTGCGCCTCCTGCGGGCCGCGGGAGCCCTCCTCGTGGGCAAGACCGTCACCACGGAGTTCGCCCTGTTCCAGGCCGGCCCTACGCGCCATCCGCTCGATCCCGGCAGGACTCCCGGAGGCTCCTCCAGCGGCTCCGCGGCGGCCGTTGCCGCCGGCCTCCTTCCGGTGGCCCTGGGCACCCAGACCGCCGGTTCGATCACCCGCCCGGCCTCGTTCTGCGGCATCGTCGGATTCAAGCCGACGTTCGGAGCCATCGACCGGGACGGGGTGCTCCCGGTCAGCGGAACGCTGGACACCGTGGGCCTGCTGGCCCGCGACGTGGCGGCCGCGGCCGCGGTCTTCGATGTGCTGCGCTCCGACCGGTCCGCCCCGTCCGAGGCGGAGCCGGCAGCACGGCCGACGATCGGGTTCGCCCGCCCCCCCGAGTGGGACCAGGCGGAACAGTCCACGCGGGACGGCATCGACGAGCTGAAGCGGCGGCTGCCGGACGCCGGGTTCGATGTCCAGGACGTCGAGCTGCCGGCGAGCTTCGCCGGCCTCGTCGGGGCCCAGAACACCATCATGGAATACGAGGCGGCACGGAGCCTCGGCCCGCGCTGCGAGGGGAACTGGTCGCTCGTGAGCCCCCGGCTGACCGAGCTCCTGCGGCGCGGGGCCTCGATCCCGGAGCGGGACTACCGCCGGGCCCTGCAGCTCGCCCACGAGTGCCGGAGCGAGCTCGGCACGGTGTTCCCGCACCTCGACGCGCTGCTCGTTCCCGCCGCGCGCGGCGAGGCGCCCCCGGCCGAGGACGGCACCGGCGACCCCGTCTTCTGCCGAGCGTGGACGCTCCTGGGCTGCCCGACCGTGTCCCTGCCGCTGCTCACTGGACCCTCGGGACTCCCGGTGGGTATCCAGCTGGTCGGCGCGCTGCACGACGACGACCGTCTGCTGGCCGTGGCGGCCCGCCTCGAGCGGTGGCACGCCGGCGAGGCGTAG